The segment ATACTACCCATTTATATCACTGAAGCACACGATTTTATGGTTATACACTCACATTttcctttaattttaaactggCGGCGCGTCTCGCCtttgcttgggtaaaaccataataaattgtacatataAACTTTCCTCTGGAATCTCattatctattagtgaaaaccacAAGTATTAGgactcaaaataaaacacgtcTAAAGTAAAACCGTATAATAAATCACAAGAGTTTAGTACACTCTGGGCACGGGTGGGACGGTGGCGACACTGTCGTCTAGGGGCTTGTCAATGACCGGTCTGAAAGTGATGGTCACTGCACCCGTAGCCAGGTCCACCATCGACAACGAGTGCTTGCGCCAGTGCTGCTCAATGGGCAGTTTGGTCTGAAAattatagggtacttttcaatCAGCAGTCAAGTTTCGATCCAACTTAGAGACGTTCAACGTTTTCAACGTTCCACACTATCTGCTAGTGGATAATCTAGAAGAGTATTAGGGGAGAAATGAGGCCAAAATATATATCCTGATTGCCATGCGACAGAACCAGAAAATTGGTCTTGGAGTAGTCGTATTTCGTTGACCTGTTTAGGCCGATCGTTCATGAAGTGGGCACTAACTACATACTATGTTTGTACGTCAGAACCCTGGCGATAAACTAATGTCGATTTATAGCATTATTGCTCCAAATTCTCCACTATGTTGCTGTTCATTATGATACGCACAAATTGCCCTAATTTCTTCTCTGAGTGCATTCCCAATCGTCCTCAGAGCCTGCGGTCCGTTACCCCACTTTTTCTTTCCATGTCGTACACTTTTCAGTATCCTCTGTTATCAGATCATTGTCACCCTATCTTTGACATTAAGTCAGCACTTTTTGGGGTTGCTCCTTCTTCCAAAACCAAGCTGAAGCGTCGACGAGTAGAATAATAACTTACTTGTCCCTCAGTAGACTTGGAGTAGTCCATTTCGTCGATGCGCTTAGGGTAATCGTCCCTGAAGTGAGCACCTCTGCTCTCCACTCTGTTCCTGGCACAAGCCACCACCTGGACCGCCAGTTGCAGCATGTTCTGGAGTTCCAGAGCTTCAACCAGGTCACTGTTCCAGTTCTCGTTACGGTCCATCGTGCGGATCTTGTCGAAGGCCTGGTACCACTTCTGGATTTCCGTGTGAGCTGGTGAAGAATACATGTTAGaacattttaatgttactAATACTGGGGCACaggtataaatgcgaaatttggATGTGTGTGAGGAGTTGAATCtacttgtatgtatgtacgtatggAAAAGTGTAGGACTGTTCATCAACTGATTACCCTTATCCTACTTTGTGTAGAATGTCTGTTTCCTTCACTTCTATATGTTCTACAAGAGGACTCTTGtattatctaaaaaatataaaaaaaataaaaaaataatttaattaaatggtaGACCTTGTGGTCAGACTAAGCTGTCGGACTAAGTGTCAACATGGATTTTTTACAAGACCGCCATGATTTACGTCGttaatataatctaataaCCAAATGTTtcaacgtacattgctggttgtGCGGTAATAAAAGTTACATAAACTACGTAATGAACGTTCATTCGCATTGACATCTGTTTAGAGTTCGCCGATACGCGTAGTGTATAGCCGGCAAAATGTTGCAGAATGGTGCTATATTCGTAgggataatatttaaaatgttttggaaATCATCCGCCAGGAGGCGCTGCTTCGGATTCCTCTATATCGCCATACAGTTTGCCGAACTTTGTAGTTGTAGTGTAGTCGGTAAAATGCCACCTGTACACAACAAACAACTGCGGTTCGACGTACATTTCTGGTTTTTCtttgttgtaataaatatatgatatctttttattacagCAAACTCCGCAATtttgttcgcaataaactcaaaactgctgcacggattttcatgcggttttcacgaattcctgaggaaggtgttatttacccgagcgaagtcgggacggggcGCTAGCATTATATGAGTTGTacgagagcttttatttacagcaaaaaaaaaccaacaatTAGAATCCGTGAAAATTGGCGCCACGCCACGAATTATTGTTGAAGTCACCATCAACCAGTACCTTCGTCTAGTAGTTTCTGCTCCCTGAAGACCCCACATTTGTTCTGCATGGTGTTCCTCATAGCCATACGGAGCTCATGCACGGGCGCGCAGCCGTTGGCATTCTTGACCTTCTCGAAATTGTCCAGGGTTTTATCCACGAGATTCTGGGGGATAAACCACAGATTGGTGATCTTTGATCCTCACTAGTTTTCGGTTATTGTCAATCTTGTGACGCCCGAAGGTCGATAGCTTAAACAAACTATTggattttgaagattcggtttCGATTAtgagtaagtaggtatatgacCTGATGTCAATCCTCGAAGTCAAAGTATTTGTATATAGGTGCCCGCTAGTTTCCTACAGGAAATTAGATTTATAGTTATCACTAATTTTGTGGATTTGCATAACAAAGAGCGACAAAACAAGATGTGTGTAATCAAGAATAAATACGGGGAAACAGAAGTTTTGGCTCAGCAATTCCGTCACCAACAACACCTAAGCACTATACTGGAAACCTAGCATTTAAActttagaccttcacaggcacttctTCACGTCATGTtctaataaatgaatgaatataaagCTTGTGATGAATATAAAGATTGTTGCTTTGATAATAcatgaatatttatcaaagctacaatcAAGTAGCATGACTGAACGACTACTGACGTGAGAGGCTAAAATCTTACGTCTTTCAAGGTAGGTTGCTTCTCTCCAGGCTTGAAGTTTTCGATAATGTGGTTACCGATCGCGCGGCCAAAGACAACGATGTCCAAGATAGAGTTGGCGCCGAGTCTGTTGGCGCCGTGGCAGTTGCTGACGGCTTCCCCTGCTGCGTACAGTCCGGGCACGGGAGTGTCTTGTCCGTCCTTGTGCACTATCACCTGGCACAGGGGAATAACCATAAAACCTTCATTATGTAACATTAAAACTCTCCAAACCGCTTTAACATTGGGAACCACGCAAGCATCTAAAGGCCTGGCGTATTTACTAGTTGTTTTAtaagcattattattatatttctccTTTGGGATTCCGGTCTTTTACTTGTATTTAGTAAAGATAAATCAGGTTATGATTGGACCTATCCTATCAACCGTATGAGTAATTCATTCAATTCCCTAAATCGCGATTGGGGAGATTTGAACATATCCGTCCAAATCTCCAAATTGTATAGTCTTGGACTGTGTTAGTGACACTTTATCTCTAATTTCAAGAATAACGGTATTTATACTCACattcaatataaatacacGTGTGTGTTAAATAGCAGGGGCtccaatgaaaaataaaacacgtagcatatctttgcgtccacacgtcctctccttttttttacacgatatgagaaaaagagacagcatgtgacACGGacacgttagtaacgtgctacgcgTTTGTGTCGTGGTGGCTTTCAGGATTGACATGCGGAATAGGCGATTTTGACAAGTCCCATATCCTAAAATAGAAGATTACCTGTCCACGGTAATTGATGGGAATGCCTCCCATGGTGTAGTGGACGGTAGGGATGATGGGAACTGACGCCTTGTGGACGTCCACCCCTGTGAAATGCATCGCTGTCTCGGAGATGCCTGGCAGTCGCTCGTCGATGACCTTCGAGCCTAGATGGTGGAGCTGCAGGAACATGTGATCCTTTTTCGGACCCACTCCTCGACCTATGCAAtgtagtatatttattgttaagtgAAACTTGTTGTAATTGTTCAATAGAATTACGAGCTCAGTTGCAAAGAGTGTGTGGCTTGGGAAATGATACACAGAGTCTTTCAACTTCGCATGCTTTAAATACAAACTGTGACGCCCCGATAATCAAAGaccgcataaaaaataaaagcgtCAGTTTTGAACTTTGGGTTGGCTACTTATCTGATGTCAAACCTCTTTGGAACTGCTGTTGTTGCTCAGTCCCATATTGTCACGGAATCGGCTTTAGCCGGTCACAAAAACTGTCTGTGGAATAATAATTCCTCGCAGTAGGTTTGGTAAGCCCCTCGTTTGCCATCCTatacaataaagttacttCAACATTTAGTAGCCAATATATTTTCGGTAGATTCAGTAAAGAGGTTTTACATgactactaatattttaaatgcgaaaatgtgcatgtatgtttgtctgtatgttccgTTTTCACATgaaaacggctgaaccgattttggtATTGATTAGACCTTGAAAATGCAAAATTGGATCTATTCAACTTTAGTGGAATTCGACGTTCGTGGAATCAACATTTCTGGAATTCGACATTCGTGGAATCAATATTACTGGAATTCAACATAATGGTCCGGAATGAAATTACCTTGTCTAATTTCCGTGGCGATCGCCCTGGACACCACATCCCTACTGGCCAACTCCTTGGCCTTAGGGGCGTATTTCTCCATGAACCTCTCGTTGTTGCTGTTGATCAGGAAGCCCCCTTCACCGCGACACCCCTCCGTCATCAGGCACCCGGAGCCGTACAtgcctttaaaaatatattctgtaGTCATGTGTAATAACTTTGTTTATATAGGCAACAGGTTTAGGTAATTGAGACCACCATGAACGagcgtaccaaatttcacacgGCAAATAGTGTTTCGAAAATTAGTGTTtcaactagcggcccgtcccggctttgctccggtaaaaacataataaattatacacctaaaccttcctcaggaatcacactatctattggtgaaaactgcatgaaaatccgtgcattcgttcttaagtttatcgcgaacagatacagatgcggcagaggtctttgttttatattatgtaggtaaggattcttacaaaaaacatacataaaaacagATTATCACGCCTGCTTCCCATAAAGATAAGACTAGGGTTTTCCACTTAAATATGGTATGCGTTTGACATGTCATGTTATGATAGCATGGTAGCCTGGACGCGATTGCACTATCGATAAGGCCGCCTATTGTACACATCTCTAGTTGTTTCATTGTGTCTTGTTTATGCGATAAAGTGTTTTACGTACTTATATTAagtcttaaaatataatgtagatAGATAACCCTGGAAGCAGCACCTGTGGGGTGGAACTGTATGAACTCCATGTCCTGCAGGGGGATGCCGGCGCGACTGGCGATCGCGCAACCGTCGCCGGTGCATGTGTGAGCCGCCGTGCACGAGAAGAACATGCGTGGGTAGCCGCCTGTCGCTATCACTGTGTTCTTGGCTTGGAACCTGGAGTTATCAAACATATGTCAACTGTCATCTGTGAGATTTTCATCAAACACATCGtgataaaattcatttttcgAATACTTATCTATTCTTGTTATTTATCTACTATATTATTCATtaacattcaaattcaaaattctttattcattttaggaacacatcacttattgacgtcaaaaaaatacttaaactaagtctactgccgactttcaaagcgcaggtgaagaagaagcggcgcaacaaacttcaccgcagccttttctccaaggatgtcaattaacaaatataggtcttatacatataataaaaatcatacgAGTATTGTgtgaacatattttaattcttaaatTATCATCTTACTAGCGGAACGGTGGTGAtggtggttaagacgcccgcctgtagaccgaaaggtcccaggttcgaatcctactcgtgccacatgagtttgtataccaatctgactcatgcatagtagttttcatcgaccaccacttgcttgcacgtgaaggaaaatatcgcgaggaaacctgcacactggttgattcttattaacttgtgtgtgaaatggagaaggcaatggaaaaactactccattaataatgccaagaaagtttttgtgtgtgtttcattccacgtaaccaCGACTCTCATCATGAgaaaatacgactatgaagaaagcggcccatcccgacaaaaacttaataaattatacacctaaatcttttACACGAATCACAATATTCATCGATACAAAGATATccccgtccggtagttttcgCAATTATTTATCGTtcactagctgcgtcccggggcttcgctcccgtgggaatttcgggataaaaagtattctatgTGTTCCAGTTTATTtcctatccgtgtaccaaatttcataacaatcggtccagtaaatAATGCGtggagaggtaacaaacttaatttgcatttgtaatattagttgggattgggattatattgacagacagacgcgatagAGGGAGTTCTCCAAATAGAGAATGCCAGCTCCAGACTGTCGTCTAATTCAGACAcgtgccgacgcgaatgcgtgaacaatGCGCAGTTAGTATGactgcttttatttaccgcaataaaaaaccgCAGCAATATATCCccaatccgccaaagtttgacaaactgttcgacgacagtgtggagtaAGACGCATATTGGACTTCTATAATAGCTactaatacattaaataaatctatactattattataaagaggtaaatgTTAGTGAGTTGTGAcattgtgagtttgtatgtttgaggtgggtattctccaaaactactgaaccgatttcaaaaattctttcagcattagaaaggtacattgtctaagattgctataggttatattttatctcaaatttcccacgggagcgaagtccctgGTAACGTCTAGTTGTGAATAAACTGAAACCGAACCTGTGTAGGCTGCTATCATCGATGTCCATTGCCAGACATCCCACCACTTCACCGTCTTGCACCAAGACGTCCAACACGAAGAACTCGGAAAAGAAATCAATGTTCTTGAATTGAGTGCAGTAGCCGTACAGAGTGTGGAGCAAAGCGTGGCCGGTCCTGTAAgtacacatttttaatatcacaCTCTCTCTCTTTGTCTCATTTCTTCCCTACTTTTTCGTAtgcacttcgcacggtcatcAGTATCTCCAATAGTCAGAACATTAGCACGAATATGATCTTTGACAATGTCAAGTCAACATTTCTTGGGTGTCTCTTCTGTCAGGACCAAGCTGGAGCGGCATAGCTGGACATATTTTCCGTACGTAATTTACCGTTGTATGCATGCCGTACCGATATATACattaatcatattttcaatgtatataataacttttcaGATAATAGATACAACataaagatataattaaaacaagttttgttttacacaaaaatgtactttatgCCACAATGTTAACGTTATCCAGGAggcagaaatataaaaattcataaccaatattatttcttttagtttttttttcttttgtaaaagTATTTCTAGCCATAGTTTGACCATAGAATCGAGGCAATACAAGgcgtaaatttataaacagtGTACACCGCCATCTATCgagtggtcgatgaaaacaacaCACAAAATTATTCCAATTGCTTTATTTCTTGGTTCATGTTTTCCGGCCCCACTATCgacaaacagttcgccaaattttGGCGGATTCAGCATACGTTGcaggtttttcattgcggtaaataaaatctttcatacatactacgcaatgttcactcattcgcgtcggcgtgtggTATAGCGCTTTTGATTCTGTACATACTGTATCCGAAGTCTGATAGATGCCGCCGGTAATTAACGTACATTTCGTAGATTGTATGAGAGCAACGAAAAACCAGCAACGTCGGAACAGCTAATATTTCGAAATCTGTCTGCCTGCAAAGTGTATAGGGGAAtacaagtaaattataaaaagcacACAACGCCATCTAGCGGGTGGTTTatgaacacacacacacacaataaaaatGGTATTGTAGGTATATGGTAACAATAATTATGGCAGGTAAAAGCTGTAATACTTCTGATTCCGTCTGTTTTATTTCTGGGTTCATGAACGCCGAACTCGGagagatgccgacgcgaatgcataaACAtagcgtagtttgtatgacaacTTTCATTTACCGCAATGAGAAACCAGCAGTGTATAACGAATCAAACTAAATTCGGCAAACTGTATCGCGATAATGCTAGCATGAGAGCAAAGAAAAGTGAGCAACACTGTACAATCCGGAACAATTTCACGGGCTGGATACGAATGGAAAACCAGCTATGTACGttcattgctggtttttcactGTGGTAATTAGAGCACTCATACGTAATTTTTACACCCAACTACGCAGTgtgcttttttataatttacgcCTTGTATTCCGCTAAGAGCACACACTGCCATCTAGTGGGTGGTTGATGAACACAATAGTGTGAACACTGCAATGCTTTTGATTCCCTCTGCTTTATTTCCCGGTTCATGGCGAAAACAGGTTTCATTAAATGTCGGGAAACTTTTGCATACTCGATTCGACAGAGGGCGAGCTCTCAATTCAAATATGGGTCAGTGGGTCAGTTCACCCTATGGCATTGACCgagtttacataaataaaaactacttatCGATTTCGCATTCGAGTCGATCGACAAGTGATATGCAATTTGGGAATTTAtgatatatacttacatatagtAATTTGTGTTTGTAGAGTGTTTATTACCTATCTCgcatataatttactaaaatttactaaaatccaaattaattataaaagttaattaataaaaaaatattgagataataatataattgcaCAGTTAGGTAatccaattttaataaataaataaataaataaataaatgtttatttcggaCGTAATCCATATATTGTTAGTAATTTACAaagtaacttaaaattaatcaacttaatattaatcaatataaaattaattaaattaattctatatTACTTTGGTACATTCTTGGTTCTACTGATCTGGCATCAACGTATGTACCAAACATTAATCAATAACGTATTTCATTGAAGATgttaatagaatattataaaaattatgtatgttttactAGGTACTTCAGTTTACAATGATCaacgtaatttttattatctatactattattataaagcggTAAGCGTTTGTGTATGCTTGAGGTAATCTCCTAAACTACAGTTCcgatctaaaaaaatatttcaccattagaaaggtacattgtccaagattgctataggctatattttatctcgaaatttccacgggagcgaagccccgggcaacatctagagataatttataattaaagtacttatgtaataaaatttacaaatatattaatacacGTGTGAGATGTGTATGAGTATCTaattgaaatttgtaattaaaataagctTACTGTTAATAAGGCTGGTTATAAATCAGTTTTTCGatatcaattatt is part of the Plodia interpunctella isolate USDA-ARS_2022_Savannah chromosome Z, ilPloInte3.2, whole genome shotgun sequence genome and harbors:
- the LOC128683227 gene encoding succinate dehydrogenase [ubiquinone] flavoprotein subunit, mitochondrial-like, giving the protein MIFRLRTTAATLLLKRGTYAKELRRQASYEIQHHQHDVLVIGAGGAGLRASMGAAQGNFSVALVSKLFPTRSHTIAAQGGMNASIGSMHEDKWQWHFYDTVKGSDWLGDQDSIHVLTRDAPLVAFELENMGMPFSRTKEGKIYQRSFGGGSTHNGTQVAKRTCAVADRTGHALLHTLYGYCTQFKNIDFFSEFFVLDVLVQDGEVVGCLAMDIDDSSLHRFQAKNTVIATGGYPRMFFSCTAAHTCTGDGCAIASRAGIPLQDMEFIQFHPTGMYGSGCLMTEGCRGEGGFLINSNNERFMEKYAPKAKELASRDVVSRAIATEIRQGRGVGPKKDHMFLQLHHLGSKVIDERLPGISETAMHFTGVDVHKASVPIIPTVHYTMGGIPINYRGQVIVHKDGQDTPVPGLYAAGEAVSNCHGANRLGANSILDIVVFGRAIGNHIIENFKPGEKQPTLKDNLVDKTLDNFEKVKNANGCAPVHELRMAMRNTMQNKCGVFREQKLLDEAHTEIQKWYQAFDKIRTMDRNENWNSDLVEALELQNMLQLAVQVVACARNRVESRGAHFRDDYPKRIDEMDYSKSTEGQTKLPIEQHWRKHSLSMVDLATGAVTITFRPVIDKPLDDSVATVPPVPRVY